AGCCGGCGGATGCGCTTGGAGATCACGGCCGGCGACAGGTTGAGCTGGCGCCCGGCCGCCGACATGCTCTTGGTCGTGACGACATGCGCGAACACGTCGAGATCGCCGAACCGGTCCATCAGCGCCCCACCTTTTCCATTTCGGAAATAATGGCTGGCTTTATGCGCACGCTGCAAGAGGCATTGAATTGGTCTAATCTGCCGCGCACAGAGAGTGTCGATGTGCGGCGCGTCCGCGCCGCGGAGATGGGAGGGAGAGATGAGCGCGATAGCTTTTCCGGTGCCGGATGCCGGCATCCTCGCCCGCCGCGAATCGATCATCGCAGGCCTCGCCGGGCTCGTCGCGCCGCAGGCGCTGATCACCAGCGATGACGAGCGCAGGCCGTACGAGACCGACGCGCTCACCGCCTATCGCCGCATGCCGCTGGCCGTCGTGCTGCCCTCGACCACGCAGGAGGTTGCGGCCGTGCTGCGCTATTGCTCCGAACAGGGCGTGCCGGTGGTGCCGCGTGGTGCCGGCACCTCGCTCGCCGGCGGCGCGATCCCGCAGGAAGATGCCATCGTCATCGGCGTCTCGAAGATGAACCGCATCCTCGAGATCGATTACGCCAACCGCTTCGCGAAGGTGCAGGCCGGCGTCACCAATCTCGCCGTCACCGGCGCGGTCTCGGCCGATGGCTTCTTCTACGCGCCCGATCCGTCCTCGCAGCTCGCCTGTTCGATCGGCGGCAATATCGGCATGAACTCCGGCGGCGCCCACTGCCTGAAATACGGCGTGACGACCAACAACGTGCTCGGCGTCACCCTCGTCATGCTCGACGGCAGCATCGTCGAGATCGGCGGCAGCCACCTCGATTCGCCGGGCTACGACCTGCTCGGCCTGATCAACGGCTCGGAAGGCCAGCTCGGCATCATCACCGAAGCGACGGTGCGCATCCTGCGCACGGCGGAAGGCGCACGGCCCGTCCTCTTCGGCTTCCCGACCAGCGAGCAGGCGGGCGCGGCCGTCGCCGCG
Above is a genomic segment from Bosea sp. NBC_00550 containing:
- a CDS encoding FAD-linked oxidase C-terminal domain-containing protein translates to MSAIAFPVPDAGILARRESIIAGLAGLVAPQALITSDDERRPYETDALTAYRRMPLAVVLPSTTQEVAAVLRYCSEQGVPVVPRGAGTSLAGGAIPQEDAIVIGVSKMNRILEIDYANRFAKVQAGVTNLAVTGAVSADGFFYAPDPSSQLACSIGGNIGMNSGGAHCLKYGVTTNNVLGVTLVMLDGSIVEIGGSHLDSPGYDLLGLINGSEGQLGIITEATVRILRTAEGARPVLFGFPTSEQAGAAVAAIIGAGIIPVAMEFMDKPAIEICEAFAKAGYPMDVEALLIIEVEGSDDEMDAQLARIVAIAREHGVATVKESKSAMETAAIWKGRKSAFGATGRIADYICMDGTIPTGQLPYVLKRMAEIVKSYGLRVANVFHAGDGNLHPLILYNCNDPVEAQKAEDAGMDILKLCVEVGGCLTGEHGVGIEKRDLMTFQFNPEDLAQQMRVRAVFDERWLLNPAKVFPLEGRVAA